CACGACATGAACATGCAGCCCAAGAACCTCCAGGTGCTCCCCAAGGACATCTCCGCACCCGATCTCATGGCGCGCATGCATGAATATTCACAGTCGCTCGGCGTGCACTGCGGCTTCTGTCATGCGCAGGATGCCGCGACGCACCGGCCCGACTTCGCCTCCGACGCCAAGCCCGAAAAAGCCACCGCGCGCACCATGATCGCCATGACCATGGAGCTCAACGAGAAATACATGTCTCAGATCAAGGACCCCGACGCGACCCCGGAAGACAAGAAGGTGACCTGCGCCACCTGCCATCGCGGCAACTCCATGCCCGTGCCCTTCACGCCTCCGGCCGAAGGCGCCGAACACCACGACATGCCCAAGCCGCAGTAAGCAGGGCTCAGGGCTCAGGGCTCAGGGAAAAGCATAAAGCCGGGTGCCCCACCCATGACCGTTTTCGTCATGGGTGGGTCTCTCGCAAATCTCATGCGCGACCAGAGGGAGCGGAGGCCGAAGGCGGATCGCTCGGCGCGTAGCCGGGTGGGTCTCACACCGATCTCAAAGTAAGAAGCGGCGGGTATCATACACAGGCCAACAACAGGCCTGTGGACCACCGCCGGCTATACCCTACCCCCTACACCCTATCCCCTAAAACCACGTTGTCGATCAGCCGCGTCGAGCCGATCCACGCGGCCACCGCCACCAGCGTTTCGCCCTCCGTGCGCGCCACATCCTCAAGCGTCAGCGGATGCACCAGCTTCAGATAATCGAGCTTCGCCGCCGGCTCCGCTTCGATCACGCGCAGGCCCGCCGCGCGCAGAGCGGCCGCATCGCGCTCACCCGCGGCCTGCAATGCCGCGAT
The Silvibacterium dinghuense DNA segment above includes these coding regions:
- a CDS encoding c-type cytochrome, which produces MPRPLTATLLAATLSLASLALAAPHATPTQDAPPPPQHHDMNMQPKNLQVLPKDISAPDLMARMHEYSQSLGVHCGFCHAQDAATHRPDFASDAKPEKATARTMIAMTMELNEKYMSQIKDPDATPEDKKVTCATCHRGNSMPVPFTPPAEGAEHHDMPKPQ